A section of the Desulfomicrobium escambiense DSM 10707 genome encodes:
- a CDS encoding class I SAM-dependent methyltransferase — MAPRTSTNPAPGGKPHRQAFALPWPLPALLTWSACWTLFLILHDLQLPMGWSAAGATVVGVTSGAFARSSWRRLFIAAGFPLSLAASGLGAGLPAWGWLLALGLLALLYPMKTWRDAPLFPTPHGSLAGLDTVARLPAGGRILDAGCGLGAGLAELRGVFPDAQLTGLEWSWPLRLACGLRCPYARVRRGDIWKEDWSGYDLVYMFQRPESMGPAADKARRELRPGAWLVSLEFEAPSLRPEAVLRNVHGKPAWVYRMK, encoded by the coding sequence ATGGCCCCACGCACGTCCACCAATCCCGCCCCCGGCGGCAAGCCCCACAGGCAGGCCTTCGCCCTGCCCTGGCCCCTGCCGGCGCTGCTGACCTGGTCCGCGTGCTGGACGCTCTTCCTGATCCTGCACGACCTGCAGCTGCCAATGGGATGGTCCGCCGCCGGCGCCACGGTCGTGGGCGTCACGTCCGGCGCCTTTGCCCGCTCCTCGTGGCGCCGGCTGTTCATCGCCGCAGGCTTTCCCCTGTCCCTGGCCGCGTCGGGACTGGGCGCGGGTCTCCCGGCCTGGGGCTGGCTCCTGGCCCTTGGTCTGCTCGCGCTGCTCTATCCCATGAAGACGTGGCGCGACGCCCCACTTTTCCCGACCCCGCACGGCAGCCTCGCGGGCCTCGACACAGTCGCGCGTCTGCCCGCCGGGGGCCGCATCCTCGACGCGGGCTGCGGCCTGGGCGCCGGGCTGGCCGAACTGCGCGGCGTCTTTCCCGACGCGCAGCTCACGGGACTGGAGTGGAGTTGGCCCCTGCGCCTGGCCTGCGGCCTGCGTTGCCCCTACGCCCGCGTCCGGCGTGGCGACATCTGGAAGGAGGACTGGTCGGGCTACGACCTGGTCTACATGTTCCAGCGGCCCGAAAGCATGGGCCCGGCGGCGGACAAGGCGCGCCGGGAACTGCGACCCGGCGCGTGGCTGGTCAGCCTGGAATTCGAGGCCCCGTCCCTGCGCCCAGAGGCCGTGCTGCGCAACGTCCACGGCAAGCCCGCCTGGGTGTACCGCATGAAGTGA
- a CDS encoding HAMP domain-containing sensor histidine kinase, with protein MGRLFWKCFAATWLTLILAGAATFFGMRLYRLAEDPEHLLMHGPRVGFELDMAKVVLRHAGPKALAHALDETGSSMLVIGPTGLDIRGRVPDAGLAAAALNSSGSSLPDGVVRVDTASGVHTLLIPGAPPSLDPAKGPPPPPPSPGEPLAFALVASVLLSALLAWYLARPVKELRGAFSAMAEGRLDTRVGDAMPRGDEFADLGRSFDRMAEKLQTIILAQRRLLHDVSHELRSPLGRLQVALGIARRDPSRADCVLERMELEVERLSGLIGEILSLTRLNSGVETELAERIDLGELAEGLVHDARFEASGRGCEVRLEELARIHVHGRTRLLSRALENVIRNGLRFSPPGGELTVEVGFSDGWAVIRVCDQGPGIPEKDIAAVFEPFARGRNTGEADGFGLGLAIARGAVELHGGAIEAANREEGGLRVEIRLPSVIP; from the coding sequence ATGGGCCGCCTGTTCTGGAAGTGCTTCGCGGCCACGTGGCTCACGCTCATCCTGGCCGGTGCGGCCACCTTCTTCGGGATGCGCCTGTACCGCCTGGCCGAGGACCCCGAACACCTCCTCATGCACGGGCCGAGGGTCGGGTTCGAGCTGGACATGGCGAAGGTCGTGCTCAGACATGCCGGTCCCAAGGCCCTGGCTCACGCCCTGGACGAAACCGGCAGCTCGATGCTGGTCATCGGGCCCACGGGCCTCGACATCCGGGGACGCGTCCCCGACGCCGGTCTGGCAGCCGCAGCCCTGAACAGTTCCGGGTCATCCCTTCCGGACGGCGTCGTCCGCGTCGACACGGCGTCGGGCGTCCACACGCTGCTCATCCCCGGCGCCCCCCCGTCGCTCGACCCCGCGAAAGGCCCGCCCCCGCCTCCCCCGTCGCCAGGGGAGCCTCTGGCCTTTGCGCTCGTGGCCAGCGTCCTGCTCTCGGCCCTGCTGGCCTGGTATCTGGCCCGACCGGTGAAGGAGCTGCGCGGGGCCTTCTCCGCCATGGCCGAGGGCCGCCTGGACACCCGCGTGGGAGATGCCATGCCCCGGGGCGACGAATTTGCCGACCTCGGCCGTTCCTTCGACCGCATGGCCGAAAAGCTGCAAACAATCATCCTGGCCCAGCGACGCCTGCTGCACGACGTGTCGCACGAGCTGCGTTCGCCCCTGGGCCGGCTGCAGGTGGCCCTGGGCATCGCCCGCCGCGACCCATCCAGGGCGGACTGCGTCCTGGAGCGCATGGAGCTTGAGGTCGAGCGGCTGAGTGGGCTCATCGGCGAGATCCTGTCCCTGACGCGACTCAACTCGGGCGTGGAAACCGAGCTGGCGGAGCGCATCGACCTGGGGGAACTGGCCGAGGGCCTCGTGCATGACGCGCGTTTCGAGGCCAGCGGCAGGGGCTGCGAGGTACGTCTGGAGGAACTGGCCCGGATTCATGTCCATGGCCGGACTCGCCTCCTTTCCCGGGCGTTGGAGAACGTGATACGCAACGGTCTCAGGTTTTCGCCCCCCGGAGGGGAGCTGACCGTTGAAGTCGGCTTCAGCGACGGGTGGGCCGTGATCCGCGTCTGCGATCAAGGTCCCGGCATTCCGGAAAAGGACATCGCGGCGGTCTTCGAGCCCTTCGCCCGCGGCCGCAACACAGGCGAGGCCGACGGTTTCGGCCTCGGCCTGGCCATCGCGCGAGGGGCCGTCGAACTGCACGGCGGGGCCATCGAAGCGGCCAATCGGGAGGAAGGCGGGCTGCGCGTCGAGATCCGCCTGCCCTCGGTCATCCCTTGA
- the lon gene encoding endopeptidase La, with translation MSDAIIFEKNHPGSLTLPVMSLREVVMFPKSIVPLFVGRDSSIKAIERALDTYDKRIFLVAQKDPSQERPDVDGLYDVGTVSKVLQMLRLPDGTIKVLFEGLYRASWDQAYGLVVQDEIQMVRVTALPDVDGNPVEGEALVRAAHESVEEYAQVNRKLAKETVLAITSVNQPGRLADSIAPHLKATYDRKQGVLELRDPVRRLERVYELIQEEVEVFSLEKKIKGRVKKQMEENQKDYYLGEQLKAIHKEMGRDFDPKADVDDLESQLKTKDMPEDARAKAMAEMKKLRQTPPSSAEYAVLRNYVDWILALPWNVLRDVDIDIKQAQKTLDDDHYGLEKPKERILEYLAVQALVKKLRGPILCLVGPPGVGKTSLAKSIARATGREFVRLSLGGVRDEAEIRGHRRTYVGALPGKIIQSLKRVSSNNPVFCLDEVDKMSMDFRGDPSAALLEVLDPEQNSAFNDHYLDMDYDLSQVFFITTANSLQTIPLPLQDRMEIINIPGYLETEKERIATDFLLPKQMEQHGLKPENLSLSKGAVLEIIRRYTREAGVRNMERELASICRKVARALVEDGDMDKTVTVSKSMIGTYLGIPKVRHDQREEEAQVGVATGLAWTQVGGELLFVEVALMPGGGKIEITGKLGDVMQESAKAAISYIRSRSEFFGLRRDFYKEVDIHIHVPEGATPKDGPSAGITLATCLASALLDIPVRNDVAMTGEITLRGRVLPIGGVREKLLAAHRGLITRVLLPKENERDLKEVPKAVLKDLEIVLVENMDDVLCEALKGATRESLFCSASDIIPLSKALHKGHEVASRQ, from the coding sequence ATGTCCGATGCCATCATTTTCGAGAAGAACCACCCCGGGAGCCTGACCCTGCCGGTCATGTCCCTGCGTGAAGTGGTCATGTTCCCCAAATCCATCGTGCCGCTTTTCGTGGGCCGCGATTCCTCCATCAAGGCTATCGAACGGGCCCTGGACACCTACGACAAGCGCATCTTCCTCGTGGCCCAGAAGGACCCGAGCCAGGAACGGCCCGACGTGGACGGCCTCTATGACGTCGGCACGGTCAGCAAGGTCCTGCAGATGCTGCGGCTACCCGACGGGACCATCAAGGTTCTCTTCGAGGGCCTGTACCGCGCCTCCTGGGACCAGGCCTACGGCCTGGTGGTCCAGGACGAGATCCAGATGGTGCGTGTCACGGCCCTGCCCGACGTCGACGGCAACCCCGTGGAGGGCGAGGCCCTGGTGCGCGCCGCCCACGAGTCCGTCGAGGAGTACGCCCAGGTCAACCGCAAGCTGGCCAAGGAGACGGTCCTGGCCATCACCAGCGTGAACCAGCCCGGCCGCCTGGCCGACAGCATCGCGCCGCACCTCAAGGCCACCTATGACCGCAAGCAGGGCGTGCTCGAACTGCGCGACCCGGTGCGCCGTCTGGAACGGGTCTACGAGCTGATTCAGGAGGAGGTCGAGGTCTTCTCCCTGGAGAAGAAGATCAAGGGCCGCGTCAAGAAGCAGATGGAGGAGAACCAGAAGGACTATTATCTGGGCGAGCAGCTGAAGGCCATCCACAAGGAGATGGGCCGGGATTTCGACCCCAAGGCCGACGTCGACGACCTGGAGAGCCAGCTCAAGACCAAGGACATGCCCGAGGACGCACGCGCCAAGGCCATGGCCGAGATGAAGAAGCTGCGCCAGACCCCGCCGTCCTCGGCCGAGTACGCGGTGCTGCGCAACTACGTGGACTGGATCCTGGCCCTGCCCTGGAACGTGCTCCGCGACGTGGACATCGATATCAAGCAGGCCCAGAAGACCCTCGACGACGATCACTATGGGCTGGAGAAGCCCAAGGAGCGCATCCTCGAATATCTGGCCGTGCAGGCCCTGGTGAAGAAGCTGCGCGGGCCCATCCTCTGCCTGGTCGGCCCTCCCGGCGTGGGCAAGACGTCGCTGGCCAAGTCCATCGCCCGGGCCACGGGGCGCGAGTTCGTGCGCCTGTCCCTGGGCGGCGTGCGCGACGAGGCCGAGATCCGCGGCCACCGCCGGACCTACGTCGGGGCCCTGCCGGGCAAGATCATCCAGTCCCTGAAGCGCGTGTCCTCCAACAACCCGGTCTTCTGCCTGGACGAAGTGGACAAGATGAGCATGGACTTCCGGGGCGACCCCTCGGCGGCCCTGCTGGAGGTCCTGGACCCGGAGCAGAACAGCGCCTTCAACGACCACTACCTGGACATGGACTACGACCTGTCGCAGGTGTTTTTCATCACCACGGCCAACTCCCTGCAGACCATCCCGCTGCCGCTGCAGGACCGCATGGAGATCATCAACATCCCCGGCTACCTGGAGACGGAGAAGGAGCGCATCGCCACGGACTTCCTTCTGCCCAAGCAGATGGAGCAGCACGGCCTTAAGCCTGAGAACCTGAGCCTGTCCAAGGGCGCCGTCCTCGAGATCATCCGCCGCTACACGCGCGAGGCCGGGGTGCGCAACATGGAGCGCGAACTGGCCTCCATCTGCCGCAAGGTGGCGCGCGCTTTGGTTGAGGACGGAGACATGGACAAGACCGTGACCGTGTCCAAGTCCATGATCGGCACCTACCTGGGCATTCCCAAGGTCCGTCACGACCAGCGCGAGGAAGAGGCCCAGGTCGGCGTGGCCACGGGCCTGGCCTGGACCCAGGTCGGGGGCGAGCTCCTTTTCGTCGAGGTGGCGCTGATGCCCGGCGGCGGCAAGATCGAGATCACGGGCAAGCTCGGCGACGTCATGCAGGAGTCGGCCAAGGCGGCCATCAGCTACATCCGTTCGCGGTCCGAGTTCTTCGGCCTGCGCCGGGATTTCTACAAGGAAGTGGACATCCACATCCACGTGCCCGAGGGCGCCACGCCCAAGGACGGGCCTTCGGCCGGCATCACCCTGGCCACCTGCCTGGCCTCGGCCCTGCTGGACATACCTGTCCGCAACGACGTGGCCATGACGGGCGAAATCACCCTGCGCGGCCGCGTCCTGCCCATCGGCGGGGTGCGCGAGAAGCTCCTGGCCGCCCACCGCGGGCTCATCACCCGCGTGCTGCTGCCCAAGGAGAACGAGCGGGACCTCAAGGAAGTGCCCAAGGCCGTGCTCAAGGACCTGGAGATCGTCCTCGTCGAGAACATGGACGACGTGCTGTGCGAGGCCCTGAAAGGCGCGACCAGGGAAAGCCTGTTCTGCTCCGCCTCCGACATCATCCCCCTGTCCAAGGCCCTGCACAAGGGACACGAGGTCGCCAGCCGGCAGTGA
- a CDS encoding YqaA family protein, whose product MKCHDTLPQDDLARARATRNPLRKLYYWTLHWAATPYALPALIILSFAESSFFPVPPDVLLIALCFCNPRRWLSLALWCTAASVVGGLLGYFIGWGLWETVGLPIVRMYHGEAVVEMVKAWYENFGFFGVLIAAVTPIPYKVFTIASGMMRFDLAQFVLASVLGRAMRFFLVAGLIRMFGARIKPFMERHFELAATALAVLAVLGFAAIKYLK is encoded by the coding sequence ATGAAATGTCACGACACACTGCCCCAGGACGACCTGGCCCGGGCCCGCGCCACGCGCAACCCCCTGCGCAAGCTCTACTACTGGACCCTGCATTGGGCGGCCACGCCCTATGCCCTGCCGGCGCTGATCATCCTGTCCTTCGCCGAGAGTTCTTTCTTCCCCGTGCCGCCGGACGTCCTGCTCATCGCCCTGTGCTTCTGCAACCCGCGCCGCTGGCTCAGTCTGGCCCTGTGGTGCACGGCCGCCTCCGTGGTGGGCGGCCTGCTGGGGTACTTCATCGGCTGGGGGCTGTGGGAAACCGTGGGCCTGCCCATCGTGCGCATGTACCATGGCGAGGCCGTGGTCGAGATGGTCAAGGCGTGGTACGAGAACTTCGGTTTCTTCGGCGTGCTCATCGCTGCCGTGACCCCCATCCCCTACAAGGTCTTCACCATCGCTTCGGGCATGATGCGTTTCGACCTGGCGCAGTTCGTCCTGGCCTCGGTCCTGGGTCGGGCCATGCGCTTCTTTCTCGTGGCGGGGCTTATCCGCATGTTCGGCGCGCGCATCAAGCCCTTCATGGAGCGCCATTTCGAACTGGCCGCCACGGCTCTCGCGGTTCTGGCCGTCCTCGGCTTCGCCGCCATCAAATATCTGAAATAG
- a CDS encoding HD-GYP domain-containing protein, translated as MPSSRNIPLVTYVRRTLVARLAFMAAVIALGMAVLAYMAEERMLAREVVFEARIGIEELADRTRELMVMDNLRPREAFRKTLAELAASRPKRRNGKVVYAGFSKPDIEGAEEYLDRTFVLHQAVWDYVHSGRAPHAGPGEAWSQTTVIADLLCVHAVLPLGDPARNETGQAEIVFVPSPEILAAMNRKSFMTAGIVVLITLATTGLLYPVVLRLTDRLVAFSRNMQAANFETLSLLGCVVAKRDSDTDDHNYRVTLYALHMGEAMGLDADQMRALTKGAFLHDVGKIAIRDDILLKPGRLTREEFEIMKTHVRHGLDVIDRSTWLRDARDVVGGHHEKFDGEGYPGRLEGADIPLTARVFAVADVFDALTSRRPYKAPLSRAEALGILIRGRGKHFDPEVVDIFAAMAKDLHERYAHKTGSDLKAELIDMSWRYFQADAETLV; from the coding sequence ATGCCTTCGTCCCGGAACATCCCCCTCGTGACCTACGTACGGCGGACCCTCGTCGCCCGCCTGGCGTTCATGGCCGCGGTCATCGCGCTGGGCATGGCCGTGCTGGCCTATATGGCCGAGGAACGCATGCTGGCGCGGGAAGTCGTCTTCGAGGCCCGGATCGGGATCGAGGAACTGGCCGACCGCACGCGGGAACTCATGGTCATGGACAACCTGCGGCCCAGGGAGGCCTTCCGCAAGACCCTGGCCGAACTCGCCGCCTCCAGGCCGAAAAGAAGAAACGGCAAAGTCGTCTACGCAGGGTTTTCCAAGCCCGACATCGAAGGCGCCGAGGAGTATCTGGACAGGACGTTCGTGCTCCATCAGGCCGTATGGGATTACGTGCACTCCGGCAGGGCGCCGCACGCCGGGCCGGGGGAAGCATGGTCGCAGACGACCGTCATCGCGGACCTGCTCTGCGTCCATGCGGTGCTGCCCCTCGGCGACCCCGCGCGCAACGAGACCGGGCAGGCCGAGATCGTCTTCGTCCCGTCCCCGGAAATCCTGGCCGCCATGAACAGGAAGTCCTTCATGACGGCGGGCATCGTTGTGCTCATCACCCTGGCCACCACGGGACTGCTCTACCCCGTGGTCCTGCGCCTGACCGACCGTCTGGTGGCCTTCTCCCGCAACATGCAGGCCGCCAACTTCGAGACCCTGTCCCTGCTGGGCTGCGTCGTCGCCAAACGCGACAGCGACACCGACGACCACAACTACCGGGTGACCCTCTACGCGCTGCACATGGGGGAAGCCATGGGCCTGGACGCGGACCAGATGCGCGCCCTGACCAAGGGCGCGTTCCTGCATGACGTGGGCAAGATCGCCATCAGGGACGACATCCTGCTCAAGCCCGGCAGGCTCACCCGGGAGGAATTCGAGATCATGAAGACCCATGTCCGCCACGGCCTGGACGTCATCGACCGCTCGACGTGGCTGCGCGACGCGCGGGACGTGGTCGGCGGGCACCACGAAAAGTTCGACGGCGAGGGCTACCCCGGCCGGCTGGAGGGTGCGGACATCCCCCTGACCGCCCGCGTCTTCGCCGTGGCCGACGTCTTCGACGCCCTGACCTCCCGCCGCCCCTACAAGGCGCCCCTGAGCCGCGCCGAGGCCCTGGGCATCCTGATCCGCGGGCGCGGCAAGCACTTCGACCCCGAAGTCGTGGACATTTTCGCCGCCATGGCCAAGGACCTGCACGAGCGCTATGCGCACAAGACGGGGAGCGACCTCAAGGCCGAACTCATCGACATGTCCTGGAGGTATTTCCAGGCCGACGCGGAAACCCTGGTCTGA
- a CDS encoding response regulator, with translation MTHHATLPSGSNILMVDDDRELCRLLQEYCAMEGLPLRAVHNGEAGVLMALSGSFDLVILDVMMPGMSGTEALRRIRLQSMVPVLMLTAMGDDEDRILGLELGADDYVPKPCTPRELVARIRAILRRMGQSHDGLQDILSNGDIRLWPGRRTAEVNGRPLSLTGAEFSILTVLTRRAGQPVSRETLSEEGLGRPVTRFDRSLDVHLSSIRHKLGPGRDGRPRIQTLRGRGYQLLQDE, from the coding sequence ATGACCCACCACGCCACCCTCCCATCGGGAAGCAACATCCTCATGGTCGACGACGACCGGGAACTGTGCCGTCTGCTGCAGGAATACTGCGCCATGGAAGGGCTGCCCCTGCGCGCGGTCCACAACGGCGAAGCCGGGGTGCTCATGGCCTTGAGCGGCAGTTTCGACCTCGTCATCCTCGACGTCATGATGCCCGGCATGTCGGGCACGGAGGCCCTGCGTCGCATCAGACTCCAAAGCATGGTGCCCGTACTCATGCTCACGGCCATGGGTGACGACGAGGACCGTATCCTGGGCCTGGAACTGGGCGCCGACGACTACGTACCCAAGCCCTGCACGCCGCGCGAGCTCGTGGCCCGCATCAGGGCCATCCTGCGCCGCATGGGCCAATCCCATGACGGGCTCCAGGACATCCTCTCCAATGGCGACATCCGTCTCTGGCCGGGCAGGCGCACGGCCGAGGTGAACGGGCGCCCCCTGTCCCTGACCGGGGCGGAATTCTCCATCCTCACCGTTCTGACCCGGCGCGCCGGACAGCCCGTCAGCCGCGAAACCCTCTCCGAGGAAGGCCTGGGCCGTCCCGTGACGCGCTTCGACCGCAGCCTGGACGTGCACCTGTCGAGCATCCGCCACAAGCTGGGGCCCGGACGGGACGGGCGCCCCCGCATCCAGACGCTGCGCGGCCGGGGCTACCAGCTGCTGCAGGACGAATGA
- the clpP gene encoding ATP-dependent Clp endopeptidase proteolytic subunit ClpP gives MVSNSVFVIENTGRGERMYDIYSRLLKDRIVLLGTPIDDHVANSICAQLLFLESESPEKQINMYINSPGGSVTAGMAIYDTMQYISAPVATLCIGQAASMGAVLLAAGAKGMRYSLPHSRIMIHQPMGGFQGQATDIAIQAKEIIRLRGELNGILANHTGQSLEKVEQDTERDYFMSGEEACTYGLIDQVLASRKELE, from the coding sequence ATGGTCAGCAATTCCGTATTCGTCATCGAGAACACCGGCCGCGGCGAGCGGATGTACGACATCTATTCGCGCCTGCTCAAGGACCGCATCGTGCTCCTGGGCACGCCCATCGACGATCACGTCGCCAACTCCATCTGCGCCCAGCTGCTTTTCCTGGAATCCGAGAGCCCGGAGAAGCAGATCAACATGTACATCAACTCCCCCGGCGGCTCCGTGACGGCCGGCATGGCCATCTACGACACCATGCAGTACATCTCCGCGCCCGTGGCCACCCTGTGCATCGGCCAGGCCGCGAGCATGGGCGCCGTGCTCCTGGCCGCCGGCGCCAAGGGCATGCGCTACTCCCTGCCGCACTCGCGCATCATGATCCACCAGCCCATGGGCGGGTTCCAGGGCCAGGCCACGGACATCGCCATCCAGGCCAAGGAGATCATCCGCCTGCGCGGCGAGCTGAACGGCATCCTGGCCAACCACACGGGGCAGTCCCTGGAGAAGGTGGAGCAGGACACGGAGCGAGACTATTTCATGAGCGGCGAGGAAGCCTGCACATACGGGCTCATCGATCAGGTCCTGGCTTCGCGCAAGGAACTGGAATAA
- the clpX gene encoding ATP-dependent Clp protease ATP-binding subunit ClpX yields the protein MAERKKRTGKDLSCSFCGKGQDEVQRLIAGPEVYICNECIALCDDILKNDNRKEDLDSSDIPLPQEIKAALDDYVVGQDDAKKILSVAVYNHYKRIKYHARVKDDVELDKSNILLIGPTGSGKTLLAQTLARILKVPFAIADATTLTEAGYVGEDVENILVQLVQNADYDLEAAAKGIIYVDEIDKISRKSDSPSITRDVSGEGVQQALLKIIEGTVANIPPKGGRKHPQQEFIRLDTSNILFIVGGAFIGLEDIVKQRVQGSSMGFGAKVRRKEETTTGSLLRQVHPMDLIRYGLIPEFTGRISVITSLTELNEDDLMRILQEPKNALVKQYQKMFELENVELKFTTNALKALAARAIKLETGARGLRSVMESIMLDIMYTIPSMKDVTECVINRAVVEEGKEPLILFKPEAKSA from the coding sequence ATGGCGGAAAGAAAGAAGAGGACGGGCAAGGATTTGAGCTGCTCCTTCTGCGGCAAGGGCCAGGACGAGGTGCAGCGCCTCATCGCCGGTCCCGAAGTGTACATCTGCAACGAGTGCATCGCCCTGTGCGACGACATTCTGAAAAACGACAACCGCAAGGAAGACCTGGACTCCTCGGACATCCCCTTGCCCCAGGAGATCAAGGCCGCCCTCGACGACTACGTGGTCGGGCAGGACGACGCCAAGAAGATCCTTTCGGTCGCGGTGTACAACCACTACAAGCGCATCAAGTACCATGCCCGGGTCAAGGACGACGTGGAGCTGGACAAGAGCAACATCCTCCTGATCGGACCCACGGGTTCGGGCAAGACGCTTCTGGCCCAGACCCTGGCGCGCATCCTCAAGGTGCCCTTCGCCATCGCCGACGCCACGACCCTGACCGAGGCCGGCTACGTGGGCGAGGACGTGGAGAACATCCTGGTCCAGCTCGTGCAGAACGCCGACTACGACCTGGAGGCCGCTGCCAAGGGTATCATCTACGTCGACGAGATCGACAAGATCTCCCGCAAGTCCGACAGCCCCTCCATCACCCGCGACGTGTCGGGCGAGGGCGTGCAGCAGGCCCTGCTGAAGATCATCGAGGGCACCGTGGCCAACATCCCCCCCAAGGGCGGCCGCAAGCACCCGCAGCAGGAGTTCATCCGCCTCGACACCTCCAACATCCTCTTCATCGTGGGCGGGGCCTTCATCGGCCTGGAGGACATCGTCAAGCAGCGCGTGCAGGGTTCGAGCATGGGCTTCGGGGCCAAGGTCCGCCGCAAGGAGGAGACCACGACCGGCAGTCTCCTGCGCCAGGTGCACCCCATGGACCTCATCCGATACGGTCTCATCCCGGAGTTCACGGGCCGCATCTCGGTCATCACATCCCTGACGGAGCTGAACGAGGACGACCTCATGCGCATCCTGCAGGAGCCCAAGAACGCCCTGGTCAAGCAGTACCAGAAGATGTTCGAGTTGGAGAACGTGGAGCTCAAGTTCACGACCAACGCCCTGAAGGCCCTGGCCGCCAGGGCCATCAAGCTCGAGACGGGCGCCCGCGGCCTTCGCTCCGTCATGGAATCCATCATGCTTGACATCATGTACACCATCCCGTCCATGAAGGACGTGACGGAGTGCGTCATCAACAGGGCCGTGGTGGAGGAGGGCAAGGAACCCCTCATCCTCTTCAAGCCCGAGGCCAAGAGCGCCTGA
- a CDS encoding putative quinol monooxygenase produces MFVVIVDIAVKRDFIEQFREAVIRQGNNSLTLEEGCLGFDILQDPADPARFTLYESYLDSRTFHDVHRATPHFADYAATTSDWVESKSLRAMTKIWPLEDD; encoded by the coding sequence ATGTTCGTCGTCATCGTCGATATCGCCGTCAAAAGGGATTTCATCGAGCAGTTCCGGGAGGCGGTCATCCGCCAGGGGAACAATTCACTGACCCTGGAGGAGGGGTGCCTGGGCTTCGACATCCTGCAGGATCCGGCGGACCCTGCCCGCTTCACGCTCTACGAATCCTATCTCGACAGCCGGACCTTCCACGACGTGCACCGCGCCACACCGCACTTCGCGGATTACGCGGCGACGACCTCGGACTGGGTGGAAAGCAAGAGCCTGCGGGCCATGACCAAGATCTGGCCTCTGGAAGACGATTGA
- a CDS encoding EF-hand domain-containing protein yields MISGIDSPGFSQSMASIWGGRSRPDPSRMAPELFSSTDADGSGAIDQEELKAALAAKAGNGQGPDAEELFAALDGDGDGLVTEDEHEEGLAALHKDLAQASMMTNLGMSASSLAQELFAQTDADGDGNITEEELTAAVVAKNKAQGGDVNAAELFAAMDADGDGLVTEAEHAAGLESLRRNNADMPMGGGNMPSSGGGQEIFDAADTNQDGVVDATELAAAVAERNEATGADVDAEEVLQSLDTDGDGLVSAAEFAGRGAAGRGRTSSGAGASQALAASRFEMYRMMGEDGMSALSGNGFSVRA; encoded by the coding sequence ATGATCAGCGGTATAGACTCGCCTGGGTTCTCCCAGAGCATGGCGTCCATTTGGGGCGGCAGGTCCAGGCCCGACCCGTCCAGGATGGCGCCGGAACTTTTTTCTTCCACGGACGCCGACGGCAGCGGCGCCATCGACCAGGAGGAGCTGAAGGCGGCGCTTGCGGCCAAAGCCGGGAACGGACAGGGGCCCGACGCAGAGGAACTGTTCGCCGCCCTGGACGGCGACGGCGACGGCCTCGTGACCGAGGACGAGCACGAGGAAGGACTGGCCGCACTGCACAAGGATCTGGCCCAGGCCAGCATGATGACGAATCTCGGCATGAGCGCCTCGTCACTGGCCCAGGAACTTTTTGCGCAGACGGACGCCGACGGGGACGGGAACATCACCGAAGAGGAGCTGACGGCGGCCGTCGTCGCCAAAAACAAGGCCCAGGGCGGGGACGTAAACGCGGCGGAGCTGTTCGCCGCCATGGACGCCGACGGCGACGGGCTGGTGACCGAGGCCGAGCATGCGGCCGGGCTCGAGTCCCTGCGCCGCAACAATGCCGACATGCCCATGGGCGGCGGAAACATGCCGTCATCGGGCGGCGGTCAGGAAATCTTCGACGCGGCCGACACCAACCAGGACGGCGTGGTGGATGCGACGGAACTGGCCGCGGCGGTGGCTGAGCGGAACGAGGCCACCGGCGCGGATGTCGATGCAGAAGAGGTTCTGCAGTCCCTCGACACCGACGGGGACGGCCTCGTCTCGGCGGCCGAGTTCGCCGGGCGCGGCGCGGCCGGCCGGGGCAGGACGTCTTCCGGGGCGGGCGCCTCGCAGGCATTGGCTGCTTCGAGATTCGAAATGTACAGGATGATGGGGGAGGACGGCATGTCCGCCCTGTCGGGAAACGGGTTTTCCGTCAGGGCGTAA